Proteins encoded together in one Cicer arietinum cultivar CDC Frontier isolate Library 1 chromosome 4, Cicar.CDCFrontier_v2.0, whole genome shotgun sequence window:
- the LOC101496083 gene encoding uncharacterized protein At5g39865-like translates to MGCSISKNLTIVAKNSKEDHSSSLVSPSHSSTRVIPKALSLPMPLVHHPPTRKGDTHHLVSLTSTTYGSLLFINQKDSNFNSKSCDCEPKSPPHVTNKLNQTEPQESLSPVSVINTWELMDGLNDDESNFDTPIVSSKNLIDSFSVTALDSSKKPLWQYLSEEALLANLDSNAVLSYKRALLSRKLGSNNNNNLLRSIESSITNSKSHLRSSSFSKNLCILHGAEDRIVLYFTSLRGIRKTYEDCCSVRMILKGFRVAVDERDISMDSSYKNELENALGGKMVINLPHVFIRGKHVGNAEEIRLLNESGELGNLLKGFPIKDYYGFVCERCGDARFVPCSNCNGSRKVFEEEEREVRRCFDCNENGLIRCSSCCS, encoded by the coding sequence ATGGGTTGTTCCATCTCAAAAAACCTTACCATAGTTGCTAAAAACTCTAAGGAGGATCACTCTTCTTCTTTGGTTTCACCTTCTCATTCTTCAACACGAGTTATACCAAAAGCATTGTCTCTACCAATGCCTCTTGTGCATCACCCTCCAACAAGAAAAGGTGACACGCACCACCTTGTCTCCCTCACCTCAACCACCTATGGTTCCCTTCTCTTTATTAACCAAAAAGATTCCAACTTTAACTCCAAAAGTTGTGATTGTGAACCCAAATCTCCACCCCATGTAACCAACAAATTGAACCAAACAGAGCCACAAGAGTCATTGTCCCCTGTCTCTGTCATCAACACTTGGGAACTCATGGATGGCCTCAACGACGATGAGTCCAATTTTGACACCCCAATTGTTTCTTCAAAAAATCTTATTGATTCTTTCTCAGTAACTGCGTTGGACTCTTCAAAGAAGCCACTTTGGCAATATTTATCTGAGGAAGCTTTGCTTGCTAATTTAGATTCAAATGCTGTTTTGAGTTACAAGAGAGCACTGTTATCAAGAAAACTAGgaagcaacaacaacaataatctATTAAGGTCAATTGAATCTAGTATTACTAATAGTAAGAGCCATTTGAGGTCTTcttcattttctaaaaatttgtgCATTTTACATGGTGCTGAAGATAGAATAGTGTTGTATTTCACAAGTTTAAGGGGTATCCGCAAGACTTATGAAGATTGTTGTTCAGTTAGGATGATATTGAAAGGATTTAGAGTTGCAGTTGATGAAAGGGACATTTCCATGGACTCATCTTATAAGAACGAGTTGGAAAATGCACTTGGAGGCAAAATGGTAATTAATTTGCCACATGTTTTTATCAGAGGAAAACATGTTGGAAATGCTGAGGAAATCAGGTTGCTAAATGAGTCTGGTGAATTGGGAAATCTTTTGAAAGGGTTTCCCATTAAGGATTATTATGGGTTTGTGTGTGAGAGGTGTGGAGATGCAAGGTTTGTTCCTTGCTCAAATTGCAATGGTAGTAGGAAAGTGTTTGAAGAGGAAGAAAGGGAAGTGAGAAGATGCTTTGATTGTAATGAGAATGGTTTGATAAGATGCTCATCTTGCTGCTCATGA